A DNA window from Thermodesulfatator atlanticus DSM 21156 contains the following coding sequences:
- the mdh gene encoding malate dehydrogenase yields the protein MKRKLAIIGAGAVGTSAAHWAVVKNVAEEIVLIDIMEGLAKGKALDIAQSSAVYGFSNRIWGTEDWQALENADVVIITAGRPRKPGMSRDDLLQVNLEIVKSCTEKVKEYAPNCCLIVVTNPIDAMVYTAFKISGFPRKRVLGMAGVLDSARYRYFLAEALGVSPKDVQALVMGVHGDHMLPLVRLANVAGIPVKDLLPQEKLSEIVERTRKGGAEIVSYLKTGSAFTTPGLSAVEMAEAILRDEKRVLTCSVWLEGEFGIRDVFLGVPVVLGAGGLEKILEFPLTEEEKEALSLSVEHVRNQIAKTNL from the coding sequence ATGAAACGCAAATTGGCTATCATTGGTGCAGGTGCGGTGGGGACTTCCGCGGCCCACTGGGCAGTGGTCAAAAACGTTGCCGAAGAAATCGTCCTCATCGACATTATGGAAGGCCTTGCCAAAGGAAAGGCCCTTGACATAGCCCAAAGCAGCGCGGTCTATGGTTTCAGCAACCGCATCTGGGGCACTGAAGACTGGCAAGCCCTTGAAAACGCAGATGTCGTTATCATCACCGCAGGAAGGCCGCGCAAGCCCGGCATGAGCCGTGATGATCTCCTGCAGGTAAACCTTGAAATAGTCAAATCCTGCACAGAAAAAGTCAAGGAATATGCTCCCAATTGCTGCCTCATCGTGGTTACCAACCCCATTGACGCTATGGTTTACACGGCTTTTAAAATTTCTGGCTTTCCGCGCAAGCGTGTTCTCGGCATGGCAGGGGTGCTGGACTCTGCAAGATACCGCTATTTCCTCGCAGAAGCCCTTGGGGTTTCGCCCAAAGATGTCCAGGCCCTTGTCATGGGAGTCCACGGGGACCACATGCTTCCCCTGGTGCGCCTTGCAAATGTTGCCGGCATCCCGGTAAAAGACTTGCTTCCCCAGGAAAAACTCTCGGAAATCGTTGAAAGAACACGCAAAGGCGGCGCAGAAATTGTCTCTTATCTCAAGACTGGAAGTGCTTTTACCACCCCCGGGCTTTCCGCTGTGGAAATGGCAGAAGCCATCCTTCGTGATGAAAAACGAGTGCTTACCTGCTCTGTCTGGCTTGAGGGTGAATTCGGCATAAGAGACGTCTTTTTGGGAGTGCCGGTGGTGCTTGGCGCAGGAGGTCTTGAGAAAATCCTAGAGTTTCCCCTTACAGAGGAAGAAAAAGAAGCCCTGTCTCTTTCGGTGGAACACGTGCGCAACCAAATAGCTAAAACAAATTTATAA
- a CDS encoding glycosyltransferase family 39 protein, protein MRKMDSKHRYFLVFLIALLASLCFQGSRGLYDRDETRYAECAREMLVSHSWLVPLRDFHPHLTKPPFTYWAIASSFKIFGINEWGARFPNALAFSITVVLVGLIAANLFEPRHGPWASMIYLSSIVPFAAANIVTTDTILVMWEVSAIWAFIKGWRAKTKNEAYLWFTLMALFWGMGFLTKGPAIFPVAFSLGIFWFLNRHSFKVFPANLLVITIFLIVGFSWYLIIWKKYPWSFDLIIKEQVTGRLFSDMFHRNSVWYAPFYLYLPMILLGCFPWAIFFYKSLKKSFLKKRNNIKQHFLSLFQEKGLLFIFLWWLVPLIIFSLAKSRLPLYILPVFPPMAIAIASFLDKKELLAPPFLNHKVLATLLCFVALKGLVAIFPMPQDARAMYKTFETYIVNEDDIDTLTGQFLDGLAFYSKKSIEHLPKEKSRFDKFWVDSSWEEELEEISSQKREVFVLKNRKDLTLLKQKGLEVKPLKTYHSYLLLEVRPSNG, encoded by the coding sequence ATGCGAAAGATGGACTCTAAGCATAGATATTTTCTTGTATTTCTTATCGCTCTTTTGGCTTCGTTATGTTTCCAAGGTTCAAGAGGGCTTTATGACCGAGACGAAACAAGATATGCTGAATGTGCCCGAGAAATGCTTGTTTCACACTCCTGGCTTGTTCCTTTGCGAGACTTCCATCCACATTTAACCAAACCGCCTTTCACCTATTGGGCTATTGCTTCAAGCTTTAAAATCTTTGGAATAAACGAATGGGGAGCTCGTTTTCCAAATGCCTTAGCATTTTCAATTACCGTAGTCCTTGTAGGGTTAATAGCTGCTAATCTTTTTGAGCCAAGGCATGGTCCGTGGGCATCAATGATATATCTTTCTTCTATTGTTCCTTTTGCTGCGGCAAATATTGTAACCACTGACACAATCTTAGTTATGTGGGAAGTCTCTGCTATCTGGGCCTTTATTAAAGGTTGGCGTGCAAAAACAAAAAATGAGGCTTACTTATGGTTTACATTAATGGCTCTTTTTTGGGGAATGGGTTTTTTGACTAAAGGCCCTGCTATCTTTCCTGTAGCATTTTCTTTGGGAATCTTCTGGTTTTTAAATAGGCATTCTTTCAAGGTATTTCCTGCTAATTTACTGGTTATTACAATCTTTTTAATCGTGGGATTTTCTTGGTATCTAATTATTTGGAAAAAATATCCATGGTCATTTGATTTAATTATCAAAGAACAAGTTACCGGCAGATTGTTCTCTGACATGTTTCATAGAAACAGTGTCTGGTATGCCCCTTTTTATCTTTATCTACCAATGATTTTGCTTGGTTGTTTCCCATGGGCAATATTCTTTTACAAAAGCCTGAAAAAAAGCTTTCTTAAAAAGAGAAACAATATAAAACAACATTTCTTATCTTTGTTTCAAGAAAAGGGCCTACTTTTTATTTTTTTATGGTGGCTTGTTCCTTTGATAATATTTTCCTTAGCAAAGTCTAGACTTCCCCTTTATATTTTGCCTGTCTTTCCCCCAATGGCGATTGCTATCGCAAGTTTTTTAGATAAAAAAGAACTTTTAGCACCCCCCTTTTTAAATCATAAAGTTTTAGCGACTCTTCTTTGTTTTGTAGCCCTAAAGGGATTAGTTGCTATTTTTCCTATGCCACAGGATGCCCGGGCCATGTATAAAACTTTTGAAACTTATATTGTAAATGAAGATGACATCGATACTCTTACAGGGCAATTTCTAGACGGTTTAGCTTTTTACAGTAAAAAATCTATTGAACACCTTCCCAAAGAAAAAAGCCGTTTTGACAAATTCTGGGTCGATTCTTCCTGGGAAGAAGAATTAGAAGAAATAAGCTCTCAAAAAAGAGAAGTTTTCGTATTAAAAAACAGAAAAGACCTGACCTTATTGAAGCAAAAAGGATTAGAGGTAAAACCCCTTAAAACTTATCATAGCTATCTTCTACTAGAAGTAAGGCCTTCAAATGGCTAA
- a CDS encoding threonyl-tRNA synthetase editing domain-containing protein encodes MKILMFYAPEFWWKPYQKVLPQAEEGFSETTVKNAVVVFYQVEEEDPAREKKVVEKLVKNIKWLARKFDTKNIVLHSFNHLSVSKASPEEGLALINKAKEKLLRAGFNLYETPFGWLNEWKMHVAGESLAKVFKDL; translated from the coding sequence ATGAAAATTCTCATGTTCTACGCCCCAGAGTTTTGGTGGAAACCTTACCAAAAGGTGCTTCCCCAAGCAGAAGAAGGCTTTTCAGAAACCACGGTTAAAAACGCCGTGGTAGTCTTTTATCAGGTGGAAGAAGAAGACCCCGCGCGTGAGAAAAAAGTCGTTGAAAAACTAGTTAAAAACATAAAATGGCTAGCCCGCAAATTTGATACCAAAAACATTGTCTTACATTCATTTAATCATCTTTCCGTGAGCAAAGCATCTCCGGAAGAAGGCCTGGCCCTCATTAATAAAGCCAAGGAAAAGCTTTTGCGCGCAGGCTTTAATCTTTACGAGACCCCTTTTGGCTGGCTAAACGAATGGAAAATGCATGTGGCAGGCGAGTCCCTTGCCAAGGTCTTCAAAGACCTTTAG
- a CDS encoding thioredoxin family protein — protein MRDIKVLGPGCPRCETLYANVAKAVEELGLEAQISKITDLKSIALFGVMQTPGLMIDNQVISQGKVLSVEEIKELLSK, from the coding sequence ATGCGAGACATCAAAGTTTTGGGCCCAGGTTGCCCCCGTTGTGAAACCCTTTATGCCAACGTTGCTAAAGCAGTTGAAGAGTTAGGGCTAGAAGCACAAATCTCAAAGATTACTGATCTTAAAAGCATTGCCCTTTTTGGCGTTATGCAAACCCCAGGACTTATGATTGACAATCAGGTCATCTCACAGGGAAAAGTTCTTTCTGTGGAAGAAATCAAGGAGTTGCTAAGCAAGTAG
- a CDS encoding permease codes for MNWRKELVKIALGFLIFGILYFLPFRERFLNGLTEGVLLAHWYAQEHVIFCLIPAFFIAGAISVFVSKESVMRYLGPSAPKAVAYSVAAVSGAILAVCSCTILPLFAGIYLNGAGLGPATTFLYAGPAINVLAIVLTARILGFELGLARALGAVLTSIIIGLFMEFLFRKEEKERMAAFAAQNIQASRPLWHTVLFLATLVAILLFATWGPGEGLWQQIYLHKWQLLALTSLLLLVELRVFFKMSYLWLAAIFATVFLTEIIFPGQKLPFLAGVISLCLALYFTGGEAKEWLESSYILARQILPLLFFGVIAAGFFLGRPGHEGFIPSQYVASLVGGNSFLANFYASVVGAFMYFATLTEVPILQGLLGAGMGKGPALALLLAGPAVSLPNMLVIRSILGTKKTLAYVSAVIVVATISGFLFGKFF; via the coding sequence ATGAACTGGCGGAAAGAGCTTGTCAAAATCGCCCTTGGTTTTCTTATCTTTGGCATTCTCTATTTTTTGCCCTTTCGCGAGCGATTTCTTAACGGGCTCACCGAAGGCGTACTCCTAGCCCATTGGTATGCGCAAGAACACGTCATCTTCTGTCTTATCCCTGCTTTTTTCATAGCTGGTGCCATAAGCGTTTTTGTATCCAAAGAATCCGTCATGCGCTACCTTGGCCCAAGTGCCCCCAAGGCGGTGGCTTATAGTGTTGCGGCGGTCTCTGGCGCCATTTTAGCCGTGTGTTCCTGTACTATTCTTCCTCTTTTTGCAGGTATCTATTTAAATGGAGCAGGCCTTGGCCCAGCAACTACTTTTCTTTATGCTGGCCCAGCTATAAACGTGCTTGCCATTGTGCTCACCGCCAGGATCCTGGGCTTTGAATTAGGGCTTGCCCGTGCCCTTGGTGCTGTCCTAACAAGCATAATCATCGGACTTTTCATGGAATTTCTCTTTCGCAAAGAAGAAAAGGAAAGAATGGCCGCCTTTGCCGCTCAAAATATCCAGGCTTCACGCCCCCTGTGGCACACGGTCCTCTTTTTGGCAACTCTTGTAGCCATTTTACTCTTTGCCACCTGGGGGCCAGGAGAAGGGCTTTGGCAGCAAATTTATCTCCACAAATGGCAACTTCTTGCCCTGACAAGCCTGCTTTTGCTTGTTGAGCTAAGAGTATTTTTCAAGATGTCTTATCTCTGGCTGGCGGCTATTTTTGCTACGGTTTTTCTTACTGAAATAATTTTTCCCGGGCAAAAATTGCCTTTTCTGGCAGGAGTCATTTCTCTTTGCCTGGCACTTTATTTCACCGGAGGGGAAGCCAAAGAATGGCTTGAATCATCCTATATTCTGGCGCGCCAGATACTTCCCCTTCTCTTTTTCGGAGTCATTGCCGCGGGATTTTTCCTAGGGCGCCCAGGTCATGAAGGATTCATCCCTTCTCAATATGTGGCAAGCCTTGTGGGAGGAAATTCTTTTCTGGCAAACTTCTACGCCAGCGTGGTAGGCGCTTTCATGTATTTCGCAACCCTTACCGAAGTGCCTATTCTTCAAGGGCTTCTGGGAGCTGGTATGGGAAAGGGCCCAGCCCTTGCCCTTTTGCTGGCAGGCCCTGCAGTCTCTTTGCCCAATATGCTTGTTATTCGTTCCATTTTGGGCACTAAAAAAACCCTTGCCTATGTTTCTGCGGTAATCGTTGTAGCCACTATTAGTGGTTTTCTATTTGGAAAATTCTTTTAA
- a CDS encoding ArsR/SmtB family transcription factor: MVTKLEKRLKALADGTRLKILVLLSIRPCCVCEMVEVIGFAQPTISRHLQRLVEAGFISFTKKGNYLIYSLAPEDQDAEEILSLVLKQLGKTPTFAELKASLTQADKSFLWRDL, from the coding sequence ATGGTTACAAAGCTGGAAAAAAGACTCAAGGCTCTGGCTGATGGCACAAGGCTTAAGATCCTAGTCCTTCTTTCGATAAGGCCTTGCTGTGTATGCGAAATGGTAGAAGTGATCGGTTTCGCTCAACCTACTATTTCGCGCCATTTGCAGCGGCTGGTGGAAGCGGGGTTCATCTCTTTTACGAAAAAAGGAAACTATCTCATTTATAGCCTTGCCCCAGAAGACCAAGACGCCGAGGAAATCCTTTCTTTAGTCTTAAAACAATTGGGAAAAACCCCAACCTTTGCGGAATTAAAAGCCTCCCTTACCCAAGCGGATAAATCTTTTCTTTGGAGAGACCTATGA
- a CDS encoding RNA 2'-phosphotransferase family protein, which translates to MTDRERKKLEKMLYYVLGRRPDEFGLLPNEGFVRLKDLHKALVEIDGFKNIRIKKLKDFFLIFKPERFEYLEEQEIVRVKPEFAAPEIFKRDFVDELPQVLFTSVKPKAWVKVSENGLAAEKIILTPDEKLAQRIAKRRGALVVAVDTQKAMTAGAIFERFLEKLYVSTWIPAEALRGPKIDEAFKKRYLTPPKKEKKPLEEIAIAEALLTETTEEEHLPYRKITKGRKKDPDWKKTQRLRRRR; encoded by the coding sequence ATGACGGATCGTGAAAGAAAAAAGCTTGAAAAAATGCTTTATTACGTTTTAGGCCGCAGGCCGGACGAATTTGGCTTGCTTCCTAACGAAGGCTTTGTTCGTCTGAAAGACCTGCACAAGGCCCTGGTAGAAATAGACGGCTTTAAAAACATCCGCATAAAAAAGCTCAAGGACTTTTTCCTGATATTCAAACCAGAACGCTTTGAATATCTTGAAGAACAAGAAATAGTAAGGGTTAAACCTGAGTTTGCCGCACCAGAAATATTTAAAAGAGATTTTGTGGATGAACTTCCTCAAGTTTTATTTACCAGTGTAAAACCAAAGGCCTGGGTCAAGGTTAGTGAAAACGGCCTTGCGGCAGAAAAAATTATTCTTACGCCAGATGAAAAACTTGCCCAAAGGATAGCCAAACGCCGCGGAGCGCTAGTTGTCGCTGTTGATACGCAAAAAGCCATGACCGCGGGAGCCATTTTTGAACGCTTTTTAGAAAAGCTTTATGTAAGTACATGGATCCCCGCAGAAGCCTTACGCGGCCCGAAAATAGACGAAGCTTTTAAAAAGCGCTACCTCACGCCTCCTAAAAAAGAAAAGAAGCCTTTAGAAGAAATAGCCATCGCCGAGGCCCTTTTAACGGAAACAACCGAAGAAGAACATCTTCCCTATCGCAAAATTACCAAAGGACGCAAAAAAGACCCGGACTGGAAAAAGACTCAGCGCCTGCGTCGCCGTCGCTGA
- a CDS encoding sigma-70 family RNA polymerase sigma factor codes for MKKKTTKLEEKLLEAGKDGAITYEALNDLLPEDFGDPKKIEEIFDFLYKNNIEVLDEKQLFEKDHPEWPERTPEKKIEEVVTQEEEPVATAESEEVTSAYLREMGKYELLTPEREEELSRIIRGGFKFIVDSIMEHPSELPEMEALREQIRLWKKRDPGLKPKKSHLNIMVRTVEKIHQKYPEDESIAELLRQLQEKEAEIEKAKDEMVKANLRLVVSIAKRYMGQGLSLADLIQEGNLGLMRAVFRFDYSKGNKFSTYASWWIRQAITRAILDKTRTIRLPVHFLELRSQFFKAFYELVKELGREPTPAEISERTGIPQEKILAIFEASKEPVSLELPIGDEDSTLGDFIENKESPSPFEQVKDRDLSEKVRNLLSTLSPREEKIIRLRFGIGEESEYTLEEIGKRFGVSRERIRQIEKKALSRLRQMTKKDHFKYYSD; via the coding sequence ATGAAAAAGAAAACCACCAAACTAGAAGAAAAACTTTTAGAGGCCGGTAAGGACGGAGCCATTACTTACGAGGCCCTTAATGATCTTCTTCCTGAAGATTTTGGTGACCCCAAAAAAATAGAAGAAATCTTCGATTTTCTCTACAAGAATAACATCGAAGTCCTCGACGAGAAACAACTTTTTGAAAAAGATCATCCCGAGTGGCCTGAACGCACACCAGAGAAGAAAATCGAAGAAGTAGTCACTCAAGAAGAAGAACCTGTTGCGACTGCAGAATCAGAAGAAGTCACCTCTGCCTATCTCCGCGAGATGGGCAAATACGAACTCCTTACCCCTGAGCGTGAAGAAGAACTTTCAAGGATAATCCGCGGTGGCTTTAAGTTCATTGTGGATTCTATTATGGAGCATCCTTCTGAGCTCCCCGAAATGGAAGCCCTGCGCGAGCAGATCCGCTTGTGGAAAAAGCGTGACCCTGGCCTTAAGCCCAAAAAGAGCCACTTAAATATTATGGTCCGTACGGTGGAGAAAATCCACCAGAAATATCCGGAAGATGAATCTATTGCAGAGCTTTTGCGCCAGTTGCAGGAAAAAGAAGCCGAGATCGAAAAAGCCAAGGACGAAATGGTAAAAGCTAACTTGCGTCTTGTGGTCTCCATAGCCAAACGTTATATGGGGCAGGGGCTTTCCCTGGCAGACCTTATCCAGGAAGGAAACCTTGGTCTCATGCGTGCGGTTTTTCGTTTTGATTACAGCAAAGGCAATAAGTTTAGTACTTATGCGTCCTGGTGGATCAGGCAGGCAATAACCCGTGCTATCCTTGACAAAACGCGCACTATCAGGCTCCCGGTGCATTTTCTCGAACTGCGCAGTCAGTTTTTCAAGGCTTTCTACGAGCTTGTTAAGGAACTTGGCCGTGAGCCTACACCTGCGGAAATCTCAGAGCGCACCGGGATCCCTCAGGAGAAAATACTTGCTATATTCGAAGCTTCGAAAGAGCCTGTTTCTCTTGAGCTTCCTATTGGAGATGAAGATAGCACCCTTGGTGATTTCATCGAAAACAAAGAAAGCCCTTCGCCTTTTGAGCAGGTAAAAGACCGCGATCTTTCTGAGAAAGTGCGCAATCTGCTTTCAACGCTTTCTCCTCGTGAAGAAAAAATTATTCGCTTACGTTTTGGTATTGGCGAAGAAAGCGAATATACGCTAGAAGAAATTGGCAAGCGCTTTGGGGTTTCGCGTGAGCGTATCCGCCAGATCGAAAAGAAAGCGCTTTCAAGGCTTCGCCAGATGACCAAGAAAGACCACTTTAAATACTATTCCGATTAA